The nucleotide window TCCTGACGCACCAACGCGAGCCGCTTGGATTGGGTCTTGCCGCGACCGTGCCGCTTGGCCCGTGTCATGCGCCGCTGCTGCTGGTCGCACGCATCGACGGCGCCGTACGCCCGGTTGTCCAAGAACCGGATCAACTGGCCCAGATCACGGAGCGCGTGAAAGATGTCGCCACGACACGGGGTGTCGGGCCAGGCCAAGGTCTGGCCGGCGCGCAGGCCACGACCGGCGTCGGCGATGGTCGCGTCGGGCCGAAGGCCGTGGTCTTGCAGCTCCAAGAGCCGGACACCCCAGGTGTCGGCGTCGCGGTGCTCTTCGAGACGGAGCAGGTAGCAGAACGTGGACCCCACATCGACGCCGACGAGGACCGGTTGCCCGTTCTGAAAGATCTCGTCGTGGGCACCGATACGGACCGGCGACAGGTCGCAGTTCGCGTTGTGGTGCCGTGCCCGTTCGACGGCGGAGTGGATGATGTTGTGGACGTGACCCAGGGACAGATCGTGGTCGAAGAAGTCGCGGAAGAGCTCGACGACCCCGCGGAGCGGACAGTGACCGATGAGAACCAGACCGAGTGTGAACTGGCGGATCCAGTGCTTGGTGACGGGTAGGTGGAACAGAACCGCATCGTCGGTGGGTGGGTCGAAGGCGTTGGAGAGGGCGTGGCGCGCGAGATCTTGTTGCTGGTAGACGAATTTGCGACTGACGTGGGCGTCTTGCGCGAGCGCGGAGATCGGTTGGGTGCCGGCCAGAGCGTCCAGCGCCAGGCGCTGACGCTGCTCGGGTGTGAGCGCGTGGGCCGGTGACCGATTGGGCGCTTGGGGGTGGACCGCCGTCGCGGGTGGAGTTAAAACACACATGCCTGTTTCCTTGGAGATCCTGGAGGCGTCGTAACCACCAGTCTCGGGGAAACAGGCATTTTCGTGAACTACTCAGCCCCAACTGTTACCCACTTCTGAACCAGGCCGGTTCATGTATAAGACCAGTCCGAGGCCTGGTCGGGGACACGGCCGCGGCCGATGAGAACGCGTAACACGCAGCGTGCAGGAAATCGACGATCGGCTCGAAGGTCTCAAAGTACCCCAGATGCGTCGACCAATCATACGCGGTCCCGTCGGCCATGAACGCCCGCCGCCGGGCCTTATCGAAGTGAGGCTGCTGGGCTTCGGCGGCCATCATCGGACCGAACGGCGAACGCGCCTCAGGGCGCGCCACGCACGTCCTCACGACCCGCTGCGTGGACTACCGCGGGCGGGCAAGAGCGTCGTAGCTCGGGGCGCCGGGGGCGGCGATCCGCTTTACTTTTCTGGGGTCCCGTCCTCGCCCGCGTGTCCCTTCATCTCCTGCACCAAGCGGGGCGCGCGACGCGGACATTGGAACGCCTCGGGGTGTTTGGGACACGCGTTGGCGGCAAACGAACCCTCCAACGTGGGCAGACCGGCGGCCTCGTCTTCCTTGTTCTGGGCCTCGTGAACACTCGGGCCGAGTCCGCGACGCGTGTACGGTCGCGTAAGTGAAGTTCCCAACGAATGGTGGACAGCAGGAAAACGGCGTAAGTTCCAGTCACAGGAGGGAATGCCGATGGCCGGTCCTAAGCGGAAAACGTACACGGCCGAGTACACGTTGTCGGCGGTGAAAATGATCACCGACCAGAAGTGGTCGGTCGCCGAGGTGGCTCGGCGTCTGGGCGTCACCGAGAACCGACTGCTCGAGTGGGACAGAGTGCACGCCCGGAAGGGAGCCGATGCGGCCCCGGGTCCGGAGAACAGACCCTACTCGAATAGGAGAATCAGCGGCTCCGGGCCGAGATCCAGAGGTCCGAAGCGGAGCGCGACATCCGAAAAAAGCAACGGTGTTTTTCGCCAGCCAGCCGAACAGATCTTCGCGGGGATCGAGGAATGCAAGGGCCAGCTGGCCGTGTCGTGGATGTGTCGGGTCCTCGGAGTTCCCGCGCCGGCTACTACGCCTGGGGCACGCACGCCCCGTGCGACCGAGGTTCGGCGCGAGGAACGGGCCGCCGAAGTGAAGAGCATTCACGCCGAGTTGAAGGCCCGTTATGGGAGCCCACGGGCGCACGCTGAGCGGGTGGCCGAGGGCACGCGTGCCGCGTCAACTTCTTGGCCCGAGTGATGCGTGTCAGCGAGGGCCAGGCGCAGGTGACGAGTGGCGTGGCCCGGGGTTGTTCGGATACACGGGTTCGTGGGCCGCATGCAGGTGCTAGTCGTGGAGGCGTGGTAACCACCATTGACCGGTAAACCCATGCGGTCCGCTACCCCTAAATCGCCCAACTTGGAACTACCGCATTCGGTACGTTCGTCGCGAACGGGTTCGGAGTGTGCTCAGTTGTCGCGTCGGGATCTGAGCTAGGTAATTCGACCAGTGCTTTTACTCCGCTCGAATCGGTCCCAATGAGCATACGCCGCTCGCCGGCGCGAACGAGGTGTACCGCGCACCGACCGACCGTCAGCGAAGCGACCACCACCATCGACGGAGTCGGAGCGTCGGGGCTCTTCTTGCCGAGGTAGCGCGTTGCGAGAACGCATCCGCCACACACGACCGCCAAACTGAGTACCAAGCGTACCAGAGCTAACCCGATGTCTCTCGGGGTGTTCTGTGCCGGCGCCGGTGCAGCCGGTCGCGTGGGGGGGGCCTCGGCCTTCGTTGCCGCTTGTGGGGTTTGCGGCGCGGTCGGAACCGAAGGCACCGAAAACAAAGACGGGAGGCCGAAACCCAACAGGACGATAAGAACCCCCGCACCGATCACGGTCGGGGGGATGCGAACGGGTTTGGTCGGTGTGGCGCCGGGCATCGTGCCCTCTCGTTAGGTGTGAATCACGGGCCGCCCGCGGGCCGCACGTTGCTTGGGGTTCCAGCGGCTGTTCCGAAGGCCGGGGCGCTCGAGGCGGGTGCCGGGGCCGGCGCGATCGCAGTGTTCTGCGCCCGCAACAGCCGCATCTTATCCATCAACTGCGCGACGAGGGCGGGATCGTTCAGTGCTTCCATCAGCCGGGCCGCATTTCGCTCTTTCATGAGCATCATGATCTGTGCCACCTGTTCGAGCTTGCCGGCTCCGGACTCGGCCATGCTCTTGATGTTGGGCGCCGCCCCCTCCGGGGTCATCGCGTCGTAGATCGCGGCTAGCTTGATGAGATTCTGGCGCTCGATCTTTAATGATTCTTCACGTTCCTTTTGGAGCTTCTGCTCGGTCGCGTCCGGCCCTTGCGTTTTCGGCTGCGTCTTGAGCGCGGCGGTCACCTGCTTGAGCAACTCGTCAGTGGTTTCCCGTTGCGCCTGCACGTCCGCCAGAACCATCGTGATCTGGAGCGCTTTGCGCTCCAGCCGGGCCTTGTCGTCGAGCAAGTTGGCCTCCGTGGGGCCGAGACTCGGAGAGACGATCGGCGTGCTGCCGGCTTTGTCTTTCGTCGGCTCTTTTGTCTCCTTCGTCGGCTCCTTCGCCCCCTCGCTTCCGGACGGAGGGGCTTTGCTAATCACCTTGCCATCGCCGGGCTGTTTCTCGGCCTTATCCGGCTCAGCCGGGTTCCTCGTTTGATTCAGCCACAGCGACAGTGCGGCGGAGAGGGAAAACAGTAGAAGGGCGACGGCCCCGAGGAACAACAAATTCTTCATGGACGGCCTCTGCGCTGGAGTTTCAGTCGTTTAGGGTTCTCGGTTCCAGCACCCAAGTCGAGCGCGAACTCGCGCGAGGCCCGTCGGGACGGGTTCGGGCGCGAGTTCGCCTGGAGCTAGAAACGCGAACGTGGAACAACCGGAATTGGTGCGACCGGGTCGCGGGCCGAACAGTTACGCAGCGTGTTCGGCCTCGTACAGCGCGACGGCCGGCGCGCCTTGGGCCGCCTGCCAGCGCTGTTGAACCATCTCGTCGAGCTGGTTCTGATTGTGCTTCTGAACTTCCTGTTGCCACTTATCAGCCTGCTGGCGGCGGAGCGTGGAGAGCGCTTCCACTTCGGTCGCGAGTTGGGTGCGTTCCTGGGCCGCAGCCAGTACCCGCTGCTCGGCCGTTAACACCTCGCGTTCCGAGGCCTGAATGGACTGGCCGACCCGCTCCGCCATTCCGGACGCCGTCGCCCACTGCTGTGGCGCCATCACCCGGCCCACTGACGCGGATATTTTATCCGAAAGACTGTCGAGCTGGTCACGAAGGGATTGCAGATGTGCCCGCGCGCGCTCGGTCGCCTCCTGCGCGCGCTGCAGTTCGAGTTCGGCGATGCGCTCGAGTTGGCGCTTAACGCGGAGCAGCCGTTCCAGGGGGAACTCGAATCGTTTCACAGTTGGGCACCTCCGTTGGTGCCGGGGTTATGGCGAACCCGCGGGGGTGTGTCAACTTCAAGTCTGACGCCCGTGCTTACAGGTCGTCAATTGGCTTCAGCCCACAAGTTACAGCGCTCAAACTCCACGACTGGAGTTGGGAAAGTCGGAAGTCAGAGATCGAAAGCCAAGTCGCTCTCATCTACGACTTCCGACTCTCGTTTTGCTTAATACGGCCACGCGGCGGTGATCTGAAGCAACCCGGCCTTCGTGTCCTCGAACGACGACCGCTCGCCGACGTCCTGCCGCAGGAATTTCTCGACCTTCGGCATCAGTTCGAGGGCCTTGTCCACTTGCGGGTCCATTCCCCGGGTGTACGCCCCAATGCGGAGCATGTCCTGGATGTCGGCATGGGTCGCCATGATGGCACGCAGTTTTCGAGCCGCCTTGGCGGACTCGCGGTCCACAACGTCGGTGGCCACACGGCTGATGCTACGCGACACGTCGATGGCGGGGTAAAAGCCGCGCTCGGCGATCTTGCGGTCCAGCACGATGTGGCCGTCCACCAGCCCGCGCACGTAGTCCGCGATCGGCTCGTCCATGTCGCCGCCGTCCACCAGCACGGTGAGCAGCGCGGTGATCCCGCCGACGGCGGCGTTGCCGAGCCGTTCGACGGTGTTAGCGAGCGTCTGGAACACGCTCGGGGTGTACCCGCGGCTGCTCGGCGGTTCGCCCAACAGCAGCCCCAACTCGCGCTGAGCCATCGCCAGGCGGGTGAGGCTGTCGATGACGAACAGGACGTTTTGACTCTCGCTGCGGAAGTAGTCGGCGATGGCGATGGCCGACTGCGCCGCCCGCACCCGCATGAGGGCGGTCTGCTCGCAGGTGGCGACGATCACCACCGAGCGGGCCATGCCTTCCGGCCCGAGCACGTCTTCGAGGAACGGCGCCACCTCACGGCCCCGCTCGCCGATCAGGGCGATCACGTTCACGTCCGCCTGCGACCCCTTCGCCACCTCGCCGAGCAGGGTGCTTTTTCCGACGCCCGAGCCGGCGAAGATGCCGACCCGTTGACCGCCGCCGCACGTCAGAACGCTGTCGATGGCGCGGATGCCGGTCACGAACGGTTCGCGGATGCGCTGCCGCTCCATCGCGGGCGGGGCCGGGCGGTTGACCGGCTTCAGCGGGCAGTCGGCCAGCGGCCCCTTGCCGTCGAGCGGCCGCCCCAGGCCGTCGATCACGCGGCCCAGCAGGTTCTTGCCGGTCGGGACCATGAGGCCCTTGCCCTTTCGGAGCACGGGCATCCCGGGTTGGAGGTTCTCGGCGGCGTCAAACGGCACCAGGTAGGCAAGGTCGTTTTCGAACCCGATCACCTCGGCCAGCACCGGCTCGCCGTCGCGCGGCAGGATCGCGCAGTGATCGCCTACGGCAGCCGGGATCGCGCAGGTCATGCGCCCGGTGACGCTCTTGAGCCGCCCGCCCATGCGGTACAGCGGGGTCTGAGTGATGCTGCGGCTCATCGCTGACATATCAAGACCGAGCATTCTTCAGGCTCCGTAAGAGTTCGTCACGAATTTCGTCCAGCTCGCGGACCACGTCCGACAGGAGCATAGACTCGCGGCCTTCGACTTGGCAGTCGCCGCGCCCGAGGTTCGGGTCGGCAACAAATCGCGGGTCGCCGCGGTAAGGGACCAGAGGGCGCCCGCCGAGGCGGGCGTTGAGCAGCGCGAGATCGGCTGGGTTCAGTCGCACCGTGACGGCCGCGTCGTCACCGAGCTGGGCGATCATGTCGCTCACCTTTGCGTCGATGGCGAACGAATCCGATTCGATGCGCTCGTGCAGCAAGCGGGTTGCGATCGTCAGCGCCAGTTCGACGGCGGCCTGCTGCCACTCGACCAGTCGGTCGTTCCGGTCGGTACGGACCCGGTCGACGGCAGCCTTCATCGCGCCCAAAACAACTTCGATACGCTCGCGGTCCTCGCGCAGCTCTTTGGAAACGTCGGGCTGCACGAAGCCGCTCGGCGGCGGTGCCGGTGTAGCGGGCGGAGCGGGCGGCGGGCTGACGACCACAGGTGCGGGCGGCGGAGCGGGTACAGCAGTCGGCGGCTCGAGAGCGGCGACGATCCGGACCCCGCGGAGCGGACGAGTGAATCGGACGCGGAACTCGTGCGACCCGGGTTGATTTCCCCGGCGGGCGACCGGTGTTGACCGCATGAAACTCCCCTCGCTCACTTCCGACCCCACACCAAGCGGTTGGGTGATGCCAGACACACGGCGTGCGGATACCCACTCGGGGCCGAGTCCGCAAGAGTCTGGGTGGTGGAAACGAACAATTTCACAATGGATCAGGTTCGTTTGGTGGGAGCGGAGGTTGGAGGGGATTTCTGGAGAAAAAGAGGTAATGAGTAGTGGGTTTCGAGCCGGTTCGGGAAAGTTATTGTGAAGGCAAAAGAACTCTCGACGAGACTCACTCTCGTGCGAAATCGTCCGTAGAAGGGGTTGTGAAACTGCTAAAAACGAGTTGACTAGTGTTCCGTCTACGCTAAATTTTCGGGTCGAAGCGCCCTGCTTTTGCAGGAATTCCCTGTGGATACCACTTCAGCAACCCGAAAGTTTAGCGTGGATGACGCACTAGAGAGGTTGCATCGGATTCTCGAAAGGCACTCAAGGGGCACTCGTCACAAGGTCATGTTTAGTCAGTAGATGCCTCTCCCTGTGATGTGTGGACGCGAGTTTCTGTCATCAGTTTCTATGTGATGGCGCGTGCCGCTCGCACAGCTCATCCGAGTCAATAGCTGGTAACTGCGACAAGAATTGAGCTGAGCGCAGGATAGCGATTGAGACGCATTGTCTCAATCGTTCTCAGAAGTTTCACGTTCCACCTAAAGCCTCAAAGCACACGAGTGGCCGGGGCTTTTGCTGAGCTGGTCCCCAACTTGAAACTTGGAACCTGAAGCTACTGGTGTTGAATTCGCGTGACGCCACTATTTTGTCGTCGTCGCATCAGCGAGCATCAAATCCAGCGTTTCAAGTCCGATTCCCGAATCGGACTTTTTTCGGGTTCAAGTGCGAAGTGATCAAACTGCACAGTTGTGGCGGCATTCAGAACAGGTTCCTTATTCGCGCCGAGGGGCATTTCGGCGCGTCCGCTGTCATCGCAGATGCCGTCAGTCCATGGTGATCTGGCCATCTTCTTCGCCTTTGCGGACAGCGGCCAAGACCGTGCCCTGAGCTTCGCGCACCACCGAATCCGCGATCGACCCGAGCAACTCGCTTTCCTCCTCAAGCACCGACTTCGACCGGCTCGACATGTTGGACGTTACCTTCTGCCGGATCGCGGGAACCGCTCCCTTGAGGGCCACGGCGACGGTTTTCACGTCCAACTTCCCGAGCAGCATCTGGATCTGCCGGTCCGGGATACGGAGCAGGTCCTCCATGCGGTACAACTTCTCGACCACCCGCGAGGCGATTTCGGGATCGGCCTGTTCGAGCTTTTGCACCACCGGCATGCGGTCGTTGCGCGGGAACGACCGGAGCATGTCGGCGAGGTTCTGGATCAGCTCCTCCTGCGACGGTGCCGATGGCACGTCCCGGAGCTTCCGCGTTTTCTCGACCACCGCCTTGGCGAGCGGTTGAAGCAGGGAAAGATTGCGTGTCCCCGGCTTCGCGATGCGCAAGGCGATATCGGCCCGCTGCTCCGCCGGGAGCCGGCGGATAATCTGCCCGACGGTGGCCGGATCCAAAGCGCTGAGGATCAGCGAAACGGCCCCGGCCTGTTCGCCCTCCATTGCGCGGGCGAGTTGGTCCGGGGGGATGAGTTTGAGTTCGTCGATCGGGTTGGCCGGCGGCGGTTGCTCGGCTGCGATCTCGTCGGGCGACATTGCGGCCCGGCGGCGGATCAACCGTAATAGGTCGAAGAACTGGGCGAGTGCGTCGTCCAGTTCCGCGATGGGGGGCGGCTCGCTGGGAGCCAAGCGGAGGCGCCGGCGCAGGCGCATGCTCGACTCCAGGCTGAGCTGCGATAGGACGTTCTCGGCTACGTCCACCGGCAGCACTCGGAGCAACATCAGGGCGGCATCTTCGCCGTTAGACTCAGCCATGCGGGCTACCAGTTGGGCAAAAGTCGAGCGGGTGCGTTGGGTCATCTCAGATTGACTTCTCGCCAAGCATGACACTGAGCACATGCACAACGGTGGCAGGCTCGTTTCGGGCCATGGTCTGGAACCGAATCAGCTCGGCGTTGCGCCGTTCTTCCGTCGTGGGCGGCGGGGTCGGGGCGACCGGACCGGTCGGACCCGCACCGGCTGTCTCTGCTCCGGGTTCAGTTCCGGTTGCCCCTTGAGCTTCCGGAACCGGCCGGCGGCGAAGGAGTAGCAGCCCAATTACCAGGAAGGACAAAACGGCCGCGAACGCCACACTCAAGTTCCGCGCGAGGCTCACATACGTCTGGATCCGCTGAAGCCGAACGAGCGTGTCATCCGGTTCCCCGGCGTTCGGTCCGGTCAGCGGTGCGCGAGCGATTGTAACACTGTCGCGTCCCGGACGGAAGCCGACTGCTTGGCGGATAATTTCTTCCGCGTCAGCTTGGCTGATAACCGCTTGCCCATCGGCTGCCGTCAGATCCACGAGGGCCGCAACGCTCAGGCGGGTCACCGCTCCGCTACCCTCTTCAATGTCGCGGAGCGTTTCAGAAACAAGGAAGTCGGTCTGGATCACCTCTTCTTTAGACGTTCCGCCACCACTACCGGCATTGGCGGTGCTTCCACCGGTGCGGGTGATGTTCGCGGTTGCGCCTGTCACCCCACCGGCCCGGGTCCCCGTGCTGGTCGAGTTGGCAGTTCGTTCCGCCACCCCGACGCGTCCATCAGGCGAGTAGGTTTTAACACGTTCCTTGATTTTCTGGAAGTTCACATCTGCGCTAACCCGAATCACCGCCCGACCGGGGCCGAGAGTCTTGCTTAACATCTCCTCGGCCTTCGTGGAGAGATAAGTCTCAAGTCGCTCTATGTATTCAAGTTGCGGCGTCGGAAGCCCGCTCCGGGCCGCAGCGTTCGGGTCAGACAGCAGTCGCCCACCGGTCTCCATTACGGTAACATTTTCGGGCCGCAATCCTTCAATACTGTGTGCGACCAGCGAGACGATGGCGCCAGCCGTTGCCGGGTTCATCGTCATCCGCGGTTTCAATTTTATGACCACACTGGCCGTCGGGTTCTTCTGGTCCCGAACAAATGGAGATGGTTCGGGCTTGGCGATCATCACCCGTGCCGACTGTACCGATTCCATTTGCATGATGGAACGCGCTAGCTCGGCCTGGAGTGCCCGCTGATAGTTGACGCTCTGGACGAACGGGGTGGTCATGAGCGAGGTTTCGTCGAACACCTCGAACCCCTTGCCACCACGAGCCGGTATGCCGGCACCCGCCAGCGACACCACCGCCTCGGCGTATCGCTCGTCCGGGACCTCGATCCCGGTTCCTCCGCTACTAAGCCGGAACGGAATCCCGTCCCCGCTGAGGCGGGTGCGCATGGCGGACACGTCCTCGGGCGGGAGC belongs to Gemmata obscuriglobus and includes:
- a CDS encoding transposase translates to MAGPKRKTYTAEYTLSAVKMITDQKWSVAEVARRLGVTENRLLEWDRVHARKGADAAPGPENRPYSNRRISGSGPRSRGPKRSATSEKSNGVFRQPAEQIFAGIEECKGQLAVSWMCRVLGVPAPATTPGARTPRATEVRREERAAEVKSIHAELKARYGSPRAHAERVAEGTRAASTSWPE
- a CDS encoding flagellar biosynthetic protein FliO, translating into MPGATPTKPVRIPPTVIGAGVLIVLLGFGLPSLFSVPSVPTAPQTPQAATKAEAPPTRPAAPAPAQNTPRDIGLALVRLVLSLAVVCGGCVLATRYLGKKSPDAPTPSMVVVASLTVGRCAVHLVRAGERRMLIGTDSSGVKALVELPSSDPDATTEHTPNPFATNVPNAVVPSWAI
- the fliJ gene encoding flagellar export protein FliJ gives rise to the protein MKRFEFPLERLLRVKRQLERIAELELQRAQEATERARAHLQSLRDQLDSLSDKISASVGRVMAPQQWATASGMAERVGQSIQASEREVLTAEQRVLAAAQERTQLATEVEALSTLRRQQADKWQQEVQKHNQNQLDEMVQQRWQAAQGAPAVALYEAEHAA
- a CDS encoding FliI/YscN family ATPase; this translates as MLGLDMSAMSRSITQTPLYRMGGRLKSVTGRMTCAIPAAVGDHCAILPRDGEPVLAEVIGFENDLAYLVPFDAAENLQPGMPVLRKGKGLMVPTGKNLLGRVIDGLGRPLDGKGPLADCPLKPVNRPAPPAMERQRIREPFVTGIRAIDSVLTCGGGQRVGIFAGSGVGKSTLLGEVAKGSQADVNVIALIGERGREVAPFLEDVLGPEGMARSVVIVATCEQTALMRVRAAQSAIAIADYFRSESQNVLFVIDSLTRLAMAQRELGLLLGEPPSSRGYTPSVFQTLANTVERLGNAAVGGITALLTVLVDGGDMDEPIADYVRGLVDGHIVLDRKIAERGFYPAIDVSRSISRVATDVVDRESAKAARKLRAIMATHADIQDMLRIGAYTRGMDPQVDKALELMPKVEKFLRQDVGERSSFEDTKAGLLQITAAWPY
- a CDS encoding FliH/SctL family protein; this translates as MQPDVSKELREDRERIEVVLGAMKAAVDRVRTDRNDRLVEWQQAAVELALTIATRLLHERIESDSFAIDAKVSDMIAQLGDDAAVTVRLNPADLALLNARLGGRPLVPYRGDPRFVADPNLGRGDCQVEGRESMLLSDVVRELDEIRDELLRSLKNARS
- a CDS encoding FliG C-terminal domain-containing protein, whose product is MAESNGEDAALMLLRVLPVDVAENVLSQLSLESSMRLRRRLRLAPSEPPPIAELDDALAQFFDLLRLIRRRAAMSPDEIAAEQPPPANPIDELKLIPPDQLARAMEGEQAGAVSLILSALDPATVGQIIRRLPAEQRADIALRIAKPGTRNLSLLQPLAKAVVEKTRKLRDVPSAPSQEELIQNLADMLRSFPRNDRMPVVQKLEQADPEIASRVVEKLYRMEDLLRIPDRQIQMLLGKLDVKTVAVALKGAVPAIRQKVTSNMSSRSKSVLEEESELLGSIADSVVREAQGTVLAAVRKGEEDGQITMD
- the fliF gene encoding flagellar basal-body MS-ring/collar protein FliF — its product is MDVFNRLLEQARAYWAGLSAGRRIGVVLSFLGVLLALGAVVYLSPGGRYTPLGAGPLPPEDVSAMRTRLSGDGIPFRLSSGGTGIEVPDERYAEAVVSLAGAGIPARGGKGFEVFDETSLMTTPFVQSVNYQRALQAELARSIMQMESVQSARVMIAKPEPSPFVRDQKNPTASVVIKLKPRMTMNPATAGAIVSLVAHSIEGLRPENVTVMETGGRLLSDPNAAARSGLPTPQLEYIERLETYLSTKAEEMLSKTLGPGRAVIRVSADVNFQKIKERVKTYSPDGRVGVAERTANSTSTGTRAGGVTGATANITRTGGSTANAGSGGGTSKEEVIQTDFLVSETLRDIEEGSGAVTRLSVAALVDLTAADGQAVISQADAEEIIRQAVGFRPGRDSVTIARAPLTGPNAGEPDDTLVRLQRIQTYVSLARNLSVAFAAVLSFLVIGLLLLRRRPVPEAQGATGTEPGAETAGAGPTGPVAPTPPPTTEERRNAELIRFQTMARNEPATVVHVLSVMLGEKSI